Below is a genomic region from Kwoniella dendrophila CBS 6074 chromosome 2, complete sequence.
TTTCTGAGCAGCATCCTTTTTTATATCCTTTTTACTGTCTTCTGATTTAACGAAAGAAATCACTCCGTACTTTCTATAATTCGAACTAGGACAACAAACCAATTCAGCTGATTATCCATGCGTcctttagctgaaaagaatATTGTTTCTGACTTACCCGCAATCTTCACACATAGTTTCACCTTGAACAGTTCTAGGACATCTCCACCAAACACTTGATATTCTAGTTGAACAAGCAGCACATtttataatttctttttcttgttctttctcttttataaAATCATTTCCATATAAtgatacttcatcatcagaatgattagctaaagaagatgtaaCTCTGATTCTACCTAAAGATGGAGCACCTAGTGTTTTATTTTGTCTGGCATGTGACGTAGATACTTTATGATGATGTCTTAAagcttcattttcttttgacAATTGTTTATTTTTCCATATGTATGAGAATCTTAATACTTCTGCAGGTGTACGGTTATTTAACAATTTTGCCGTTTCATGCGTTTCTAATCCTCcatttctttctaattcagcttcaaataTAGCTGTTTCTTTATCCGAAAACTAATATTATCATAATCAGTTCAACATTGATATGAATAGGTCAAATTTCGGAAGTAGTTGTGGACATACGTTTATAGGCTTgaaatcagctaatttagtTTTACGCATGGATTGAATAGCCTTTTCCCTTCCTAGACTTGTGTATAGATCTATAGCAAGGTTCAACCTTTCGACGTCATGAGCTGGAACAGCTAACTTGAGTAATCTGACATCTTCCATATATTTGTTGACTTTTGGAAAAATTAGCTTCACTCTGATTGAGCTTGGCGCAAAAAGTTACTTACGCTCTTCATCTGGTCTGGATCTGACATCTATCGTAGACTCATATTTCCTTTCTCCAGGTTCGTAACCTCTTTCCATTAAACCATGTCTTGATGGTCCCGCTTCAGCTTCGATCATTCCAGGTAGATGAGgtttttcttgttcttcccAAGAAGGTACGTTAGCTTGGTATTTCGATCCTACTCTCGTAGCTGCTCGAGGGAATATAGCATCTTCAGGATCTGTAAGAAATGGAAAATGTCAGCTGGGGTTATTGCTACCAGTTGCAGCTCAAACTGACCCAATGTATCTTCCGGAGTAGTATATACTCTGTGTCGATGATGGTCAGCTTTAGTCAATTTCGGGCCTGTTGTATATAGCTTACCCAAAATATCTCCATGGCCAACCTCTGAAAGTCACGTCAGGTCTAGCATCCGTAGCAGTAATCttatttttagctttctgCTTGCTTTTTGCTGTTGTCGTCGAAGAACCATTCGTAGTAAATCTGAATTTCTCCGATTCCACGTCTTTGTGACGTTGAAAAGAACATGGTATACAGAACCACGAATAACCTTTTGCTGGTTTACCTATCAATGGTGGGGTCAAACACGACATGTGATAATGCTTCTTACAAGCCCTAAAACGAAAGTTTTGGAATCAGCCATTCTCCAGTTTCACCTTTCCATGTTGGAGTATGGGGAGACGACTTACTCGCATTTAACTGATTCTTGATAAGAAGCCCATTTATCACATACACAACAACTTCTGAAGGCTTCTGTCAAGTCTGCTACCATCTCACGTTCCGTTACTAGATATTCATATCTTGACATGAGAGATTTTTTAACATCCTGTGGGACTATGAGTGTCAAGGAAATTTAGCAATGTAGCCCAAAAGAGACAAGTTTAAAGGTATGTTGTATGTGAGAACAATTCATCTGGTCATGTTCACAGTCCAATAGATTCATGGTGGACTTACTATTATTGACGCTTTCTGTTCTTATTACCTCAAAATCTCTTTTTATATATGGATCATAAAATTTGACGAAATAAAAATGATCAGGCAGTTTTTTCCattttaataaatcatcaattctaTCTTTATGTCTAACATAACATTTACCTCTAACATTTGAAATTGGTTGAATATCTGTATGTATAGCTGCAAACAGTAATCTAAAATCATTCATAGGTCTTAATGATACCTATAAAGAGAGTGCTCAGGTGTTAGCACTATGTATATAAATACAGAGAGATAAGTGTagaatgattgatttagcAATCGAAAGTGGTGGAGCGCAGCAACCCAATAGTGCTTTCGTGATTCTTCATTTGGAGATTTCCAACTATTGCTGCTCGCTCCTTTCTTGCGACGACAGCATCCTTCGTAGAAGAGAGACAGCGAGACAAGGGGTGAGGAAGCTAAACCTACATCAGGTGGTCTATAATATAAACTCAATCGAACCATAATTTCAGATCCAGAGCTAACTGCTCTAGAAccttttttaggtgatgtaTTCGGCGGTAAAAATTCGATTATCCTTGCTATGTTATACGGTGTACCTAATAACGGAAGCATGATGCAAAGATCagatattatcagtatcGTATCTTCTATCTCTCGAATGAAGAGTTTAGGCATCATGATTACATTCTCAGTCAGGAAGGAAACGTTTTTCCTCGGGATGATTAGAAATCCTAATTAGGTGTAAAGAACTGACCATCTCTTTCTGACCAAGGTAATGAAACGTATACATGATCTGATTATGTATAAAAATGGGGTAAGTATCGATAATTTTTTAGATTCAAGATTTTATTTGAGATTTCATGAATCGTTTGATATAGAGGTCGGGACATACCATTTTGTGCGACTATTTCACCATTCGCAAGTTTTGCTGAAGTTACTTTATATCCATTAAACACCATTTTAAGCAATGGTATTTGAATTATGTCCTAATCTGTATGTTCATAAGAAAAGCCAGCGGATCTAGAAAGTTCTTGACGAAGGGATTTTAGGTATCTACTATCTGAAATTCGTTTGAGCGTAGATTCCGGATAACCTTGATTAGATTCTAAAATTCATTCGTTCCAAATCTATTGACAGAAGTAAGAGTTTGTTGATGGTGCGTTGTACCTTTCTAGCATACACAGTGTTGTAAAGATTCCTGTGAAACGGGTAGAGATAACAAAGTGATCAAAAGGTATTATAAAGCAACAATTGCAATCTTGATGATTATAATAGTCAAAACAGAaggaagaacaaaaacaaatcaaccGCAACTTTCAAAACTGTTCGTTGAATCTTTCCTCGTAAAACCTGCGATTTTCCCCCGTTTTTTCGACCCCGTCTTTGATTCATATCCACATTTGCTTACATACTCAAACAAAGATGTTCATCTACGGCAGTGATCCTGAAGCTCATCATCCTCCGGATCTGCATGTGGGTGTCAGATACATGCATAGTGTCCTCGTTCTCCCAAAATGCTTGGTCAAAAGCGGCGCTGTCACTCCCTATTCAATCTTATTCATCTGAGCGGGGAAATCCGCGTGGAACTTCATAGCTCTTGAACAGCAATTCGTGACATATATATGCAAGTCATCCTCTGTAGACGGCTAGGTGATGCATAACTTCCCGtgtctttttttttcagcTTATTGCTCTTATTGATGCTATATACAACTTGGAATCTGAGGCAGCTAGCTGAGGATTGTAAATATCCGCTGCCCGCAATTCTGTTCTCAACCTATTGCTTGACTCTAGCTCCAACAGCGATCAATTTAGTGATAGTGTATTCTTCAGTACCTTGATGACCTCCTTCTCTACCGTAACCGGATTCTTTGACACCACCGAATGGTCTATAAAGCGAGATTGGTGATCAGTTTGCTATCTCACAACTAGCTGAATGAAACAGGACAGACGATAAAATTATTTGCTTTGACTTACACAACAGCTTGACTGATCATACCAGTATTGGCACCGACCATACCAgtttctaaagcttctgaaACTCTAAACACCctatcaacatcttcagAGAAGAAGTAACCTGCTAATCCAACTTCAGAGTTATTTGCTCTTTCaatgacttcttcttcagtcttGAATCGGAACAATGCTGCTACCGGACCAAAGGTCTCTTCGGTAGATATGAGCTTGAATTAAGTATGTCAGcatgatttttcaattgatatcGAAATGAGGGGATTACTCACACATTCATCGGTCACATCAGTCAGAACAGTAGGTATGTACTCTGTGCCTTTACCTCTCTTTCCACCGACTAAAACCTTAGCACCTTTCGAAACTGCATCTTTGACGTGCTGGAGTAATAAGCAAAATTAGCATTCTGAATCTCCGCCAAGTACTCCCCATACATGTCAAAAATGTACAGCCTAttcaactcacttcatcaactttgTCAGCTTGTCTAGCATGAATCAGAGGACCATGAGTTACACCATCATCGAAACCACTTCCAACTTTAAATTGAGCAACTTTTTCTGCTAAAGCTTCTGAAAATTTATCATAGATGCCCTCTTGAACATAAATTCTGTTTGCACAAACACAGGTTTGACCTGAACCTCTAAATTTTGATGCAATTGTACCTTGAACTGCTGTTGGTATATGAGCATCATCGAATACAATTAAAGGTGCATTACCGCCTAATTCTAATGACATTTTCtttaatgttgatgaacATTGTTTTGCTAATAATTTACCTACATTGGTCGATCCTGTAAATGATACTTTGTGTACTAATGGATTTGTACATAATTCATTTCCTACATCTTGTAAGTTTTCGTGTGTATTGATCACATTAATTACTCCATCAGGTACACCTGCACGTCTGGCTAACTATAAACAGATTAGGGTTAGCCTATAATTTCGCTTCGAGATGAGTTCAGTGATCGATGTTGTTATGACTTACCTCGACAATAGCTAAAGTTGTAAAAGGAGTTTCACTTGGAGTTTTGACTACAGAAGTACATCCAACAGCTAAGGCAGGACCTAATTTTCTCGCAATCATTGCTGCAGGGAAATTCCATGGACACAATAAAGCAACTACACCAATTGGTTGTTTGATAGTTAAATTTCTTGTACCAGGTACAGAACAAGGTATAGTTTCACCATTTGTTCTTAACGCTTCAGCAGCAAACCAACTAAAAAATGATGCAGCATAATTTGCTTCGACCGAAGCATCTGTCCATGATTTGCCATTTTCCCAAACTATTAATCTTGTTATATCATTAATATTTTCCATGTATAATTTATGTAATTCACTTAACCAATTTTGTCGTTGCATAGGTGATGTATTTTTGAATGTTCCAAATGCTTTGTAAGCTGCGTCAATGGCTGCTTTAGTATCTTGTACAGTTTGATCAGGACATGTTCCAAGTACTTTGCCTGATGCAGGGTCTACGATAGTGGTGTATAGGTCAGCATGTGACCTTATACACCGATATAGCAGGTATGTAACGGTCGAAGATTGCGAGTTGGACAAATTTGATAGTCAGACTATACTCACCGGTCACCTCGAAAGTCTTGCCTGATTTGGTATCCACCCATTTACCATCGATCAGACCTTTCTGAATGAGTAAAGAGGGATCATCTAAACCAAGCTGTAACCATTATGTCTTATTAGCTGCGCTGTGAATGTCGGATCTCTCCCAAAATATGTCAATGACAAGGAATACTTACGGGGTTCTCGGAAGTTACTTTTGGCCAATTTGATGCATACCTAACACCGACTATCCGTCTGCCAGCGGTAGCCCCGGAAGTTATCAATGGTCTAGCTGCAATGCTTAATGCTCGTTGACCAACCAAACCTGCGACAGGTCTTACTTTGTTGTTTAGGCGAGATTGTCGGGACACTGAGCATATTCTGCTGAACGAGGAGACTTTGGAAGTCATGATTGCACGCTGATCTGTTGGGTTCTTAGTCTCGAGGTGTGTTAAAGGATTGCGAAGACTGTGTTGGGCTTGAAAAGGGGTGGACACAGACTTGTCGTTCAGTTGACGGAAGATATGACTTTGACAATTttcaaggtggtaaagggCTTCTGGTTATTGGTTTTTGTGATATACTAGGTCGTCGTCATATTTCCTCTGTTAATCTTAATTCCACTCTTCATTATTAGCGACGGTAATACAAGTAAGTAAAGAAATGACCCTTATCTCACATAATAACCGAGAAAATAATTATGTGTTCCTTAATCTGCAATTTGAAATGGGGCTCCTCACTAGAATGATCTACTCGTATAATAGAAACATAATATAAAATGCAGAGATGCAGATACCAGTGGAGGATACCGAAAGTGGCAGAGCGAAGCGTGGGATTGATCCCGGTGAATTTACAGGTATCTTAAGCTTAGGATATGGCCGAAGGGCGAAGGCCGGAGAATGACAACATTAAGTTAATAAACGAGCAAGATCTTAGAGTGAATGAATTAAGCCCAGGAAAATCCTGTGGTTACGATGAGTATGGTATCACATTATTGAAAACTAACGCTTGTCTTGCATTTGACAGACGTATTCTACTATCGTGCTGGACCTGTCTGACTGAGGACTGACAGATCAGAAGGAATCAATCTTACCTTCTTGGCTGGAAGAGCGCGCGGTTCCACCATGTCGTCCTCGACACCTTTTAGAAGATCCGAAGAGATTGGAGAGACAAATCCTTTATTgaatgattcaattgaacCAACAACGGAAAATGATAGACCAAATATACAAAGACAAACCTCTCCTGCTTGGCAATTTTGGAATCATCCACCTTTCAAGAGACAAGTTCATTTCGCTAATCAACCTGAATATCAGTCATCACCAgattatcatgatgatgatgatgatgatgatgaagaggatttATTACCCGTCTCAATGAATGGTTCAGGTAATACACATatcaaacatcatcatcaccatcatcatagACCATTGTGGCAAAAGTATGGACAATATGTTATGTATATTTTACTATTGTTGATTGGTATAATAATAGGAGCGATATTTTCAagagaattgatgaaaagacAACAggatttagatgatggaCCGATGGTACCTCCTGTATGGGAATTACCACCTCCTACAGGATTACCAAGAAATGAAGCATATTtaattgaagctaaaaatggtgCCGTCGCATCAGAAGATGTGACATGCtcaaatttaggtttatcaatattaaaaaataaaaatggttCAGCTGTAGATGCAGCAATAACAACTACTTTATGTATTGGTTTGTTAAATGCTTTTTCAAGTGgaattggtggtggtggatttaTGGTTATTAAAATCCCAAATGAATATAGATCTGACaataatattgttgatgagataatagaaaatggtgaagaaaaagTTATTTCAATCGATTTTAGAGAAACAAGTCCAGcaaaaagtgaaaaagaaatgtaTGGTGTAGAAAAAGCTGGTAGAATAGCTGCTCAagttggtggtttagctatTGGTGTTCCAGGTGAATTGAGGGGGTTAGAATTGGGTAAGTCATTTTCATCCATCTATGTAAAGGTCCAACATGGTTATGAACTAATGATGAATTCGGGCTCCCCAGCGCACTCAATGTACGGTAAATTACCTTGGAAAGAGGTTGTGATGCCTGTAGCGGAGCTTGCAAGAGGTTGGAAAGTTAGTCGAGAATTGGCAAGAAGATTGAGAGTAAGTATGGGTCCTGTTCTGAAAGTTTCTAGGTGCAAAGCTCATTACCCTACTATTCTCTGTGTTTAGGTGTTTGGGTAGGTTCAATTCGGGATGATCGTGTTCGTTTATCACGGCTTTACTGATGTGGAGTTTCGTTGTCTAATGTAGTCAATTTATGCTCACTTCACCTACATGGGCAGCGATCTATGCACCAAGAGGACAGCTATTAGTTGAGGGAGATTATATACAGCGGATCAACTATGGTAAAACTTTGGAAAAGATAGCTGAAGAAGGCGCTCAAGCCTTCTATCGAGGCGAAATCGCAAATAGTACTATCAAGACCATCAGTGCTGCAGGTGGAATCATGACTCTGGACGATGTAAGTTACGTCTCAGTTTCCAAAGGCAATGTGGGAGTTGTACTAAATATTGGAAAATATTATCAGTTGAAAGGCTATAAAGCAAGAGCTTATCCAGCGattcattcaactttcatGGGCAAAGAGATATACACAACTGATGTCCCTTCATCGTGAgcttctcatcatcatcacaatcacatTTTCCCTCTCGCTGATTTATCTTGTGCAAAATTCACTAGTGGAGGTATACTATTA
It encodes:
- a CDS encoding gamma-glutamyltransferase codes for the protein MSSSTPFRRSEEIGETNPLLNDSIEPTTENDRPNIQRQTSPAWQFWNHPPFKRQVHFANQPEYQSSPDYHDDDDDDDEEDLLPVSMNGSGNTHIKHHHHHHHRPLWQKYGQYVMYILLLLIGIIIGAIFSRELMKRQQDLDDGPMVPPVWELPPPTGLPRNEAYLIEAKNGAVASEDVTCSNLGLSILKNKNGSAVDAAITTTLCIGLLNAFSSGIGGGGFMVIKIPNEYRSDNNIVDEIIENGEEKVISIDFRETSPAKSEKEMYGVEKAGRIAAQVGGLAIGVPGELRGLELAHSMYGKLPWKEVVMPVAELARGWKVSRELARRLRVFGQFMLTSPTWAAIYAPRGQLLVEGDYIQRINYGKTLEKIAEEGAQAFYRGEIANSTIKTISAAGGIMTLDDLKGYKARAYPAIHSTFMGKEIYTTDVPSSGGILLGFLRILEPFNIPSTGGLTNPLNVHRLLEAMKFAFGARSEITDPAPEFGGNLTRFKEYYEGNWADEKRKMIDDNHTHEIDYYGLQHDTPIDHGTTHLSVLDQWGGGVSVTSTVNLIWGSHVMDPKTGIIFNDEQDDFSIPGASDAFGLWPSPWNYPQPNKKPLSSTSASIILTPSKSKSKSKSKSDSSSIYAIIGGSGGSRIFPSVAQVLLNLFSGLDISESIEKYRVHNQIVPPLTTIEVGPEGPPEDLIKDLEARGQKVGQFDVNIGISEVQAIVIENGTIYASSDSRKNGVAAGY